In Candidatus Binatia bacterium, a single genomic region encodes these proteins:
- a CDS encoding vWA domain-containing protein, whose product MTEDRGDRPRRTPPVYPWLRRDYFKTSVSWLVSLGLHAFVIFVLLASVFLSGGGGPGNGEGGKGELISTLVGHGQLNAQTERTDESKSLEEAIQKAASDVEPLPQVQSQVTPDLSDVGVKLSDVAPKINPMGTASALRDVGGATGGGMAVGPGLGAGGGMGGGIGRGFGRGFGDFIGLMQKWGFDVVFVIDATNSMEFVIDTVKNKVENLVARIQSLVPNARVGIVVFKDKGDDFTVRMSSLSFHADKLEAFISSVNAGGGGDYPEAVYEGVRTAVEDMDWRQYANRAMVVVTSSPPHENTIPPLEATLRKFHEKGGTVHFIDLSEQMHRDYEIELFKTLHGRAPDQITPLPQFLRENQEMYRRFAADGGGELIEVKESTDLAENLLVAAFGPQWRKEVGRLAGNF is encoded by the coding sequence GTGACCGAAGACCGGGGAGACCGTCCGCGCCGCACACCCCCGGTTTATCCGTGGCTGCGCCGCGACTACTTCAAGACCAGCGTCTCCTGGCTCGTCTCGCTCGGGCTTCACGCCTTCGTGATCTTCGTCCTGCTGGCCAGCGTCTTCCTGTCGGGTGGTGGTGGTCCGGGCAACGGGGAGGGCGGAAAAGGCGAGTTGATTTCGACCCTTGTGGGACACGGGCAACTCAATGCCCAGACCGAGCGCACCGACGAGTCGAAGTCGCTCGAGGAGGCGATCCAGAAGGCGGCCTCCGACGTCGAGCCTCTGCCGCAGGTGCAGAGCCAGGTGACTCCCGACCTCTCCGACGTCGGCGTCAAGCTCTCGGACGTCGCACCGAAGATCAATCCGATGGGGACTGCCTCGGCGCTTCGCGACGTCGGCGGAGCCACCGGCGGCGGCATGGCGGTCGGTCCCGGCCTCGGCGCCGGTGGCGGAATGGGTGGTGGAATTGGCAGGGGCTTCGGCCGCGGTTTCGGCGACTTCATCGGCCTGATGCAGAAGTGGGGCTTCGACGTCGTCTTCGTGATCGACGCGACCAACAGCATGGAGTTCGTGATCGACACCGTGAAGAACAAGGTCGAGAACCTCGTCGCGCGCATCCAGTCGCTGGTGCCGAACGCGCGCGTCGGCATCGTCGTCTTCAAGGACAAGGGCGACGATTTCACGGTGCGCATGTCGTCGCTTTCGTTCCACGCCGACAAGCTCGAGGCGTTCATCTCGTCGGTCAACGCCGGCGGCGGCGGCGATTATCCCGAGGCCGTCTACGAAGGGGTGCGCACGGCGGTCGAGGACATGGACTGGCGCCAGTACGCCAACCGCGCGATGGTTGTCGTCACCAGCTCTCCGCCGCACGAGAACACGATCCCGCCTCTCGAGGCGACGCTTCGCAAGTTCCACGAGAAGGGCGGCACGGTGCACTTCATCGACCTGTCCGAGCAGATGCACCGGGACTACGAGATCGAGCTGTTCAAGACCCTGCACGGTCGAGCGCCCGACCAGATCACGCCGCTTCCCCAGTTCCTCAGGGAGAACCAGGAGATGTACCGGCGTTTCGCGGCCGACGGCGGCGGCGAGCTGATCGAGGTCAAGGAGAGCACCGATCTTGCGGAGAACCTGCTGGTGGCGGCCTTCGGGCCGCAGTGGCGAAAGGAGGTGGGACGATTAGCCGGCAATTTCTGA